A region from the Benincasa hispida cultivar B227 chromosome 12, ASM972705v1, whole genome shotgun sequence genome encodes:
- the LOC120067460 gene encoding uncharacterized protein LOC120067460 — MPSYVKFLKDILANKRKIGENETIALTYECSALFQNNIPKKMKDPGSFTLPCSIGGKEVGNALCDLEASINLMPLSIFKKLNIGNARPTTVTLQLADRSITHLEGKLEDILVQVDKFIFPADFIILDYEADTEVPIILGRPFLAIRRALINVQKGELTIRVDNQ; from the coding sequence ATGCCTAGCTATGTGAAGTTTCTCAAGGACATACTCGCCAACAAGAGGAAgatcggggaaaatgaaacTATCGCACTAACGTATGAATGTAGTGCGCTCTTCCAAAACAACATCcccaagaaaatgaaagatccAGGGAGCTTCACATTGCCATGCTCAATAGGGGGTAAAGAAGTAGGAAATGCGCTCTGTGACTTAGAGGCAAGTATAAACCTGATGCCCTTATCAATCTTCAAGAAGTTAAACATCGGCAACGCAAGACCCACCACAGTTACGTTGCAGTTGGCTGACAGATCAATAACGCATCTAGAGGGCAAGCTAGAAGACATACTTGTACAagtggataaattcatctttCCTGCTGACTTTATTatattggattacgaagctGACACTGAGGTGCCAatcatcttgggtcgcccatttctcgCAATAAGGCGAGCACTGATCAACGTACAAAAAGGAGAACTCACCATAAGAGTCGACAATCAGTAA